From Octopus sinensis unplaced genomic scaffold, ASM634580v1 Contig11382, whole genome shotgun sequence, one genomic window encodes:
- the LOC115228924 gene encoding peptide methionine sulfoxide reductase MsrB-like translates to MSFAEISRLIFGKVQEIHPKPKQFPRMFNQDELKKKLTKIQYDVTQKGDTERPNTGKYLNNKNTGKYLCIVCSNEVFSSKCKYDCPCGWDSFYDPIAIDKILYSADYSIVEVSCANCGAHFGHVFEDGPKPTYLRYCINSASLDFVKEDK, encoded by the exons ATGAGTTTTGCTGAAATTTCCAGGTTGATTTTTGGAAAGGTGCAGGAAATTCATCCAAAACCAAAGCAATTTCCTCGCATGTTTAATCAAgatgaattaaaaaagaaattgactAAAATACAATATGATGTGACCCAAAAGGGAGATACTGAAAG gcCAAACACTGGAAAgtatttaaacaataaaaatacgggaaaatatttatgtattgtttGCTCGAATGAAGTTTTTTCAAGTAAATGTAAGTATGACTGTCCTTGTGGATGGGACTCTTTTTATGATCCGATAGCTatagataaaattttatattctgCCGATTATTCTattg TTGAAGTATCCTGCGCTAATTGTGGAGCTCATTTTGGGCATGTTTTTGAAGACGGTCCTAAACCCACTTATCTTAGGTACTGCATTAATTCCGCTTCTTTGGATTTTGTGAAAGAAGACAAATAA